A genomic window from Promicromonospora sukumoe includes:
- a CDS encoding aminotransferase class I/II-fold pyridoxal phosphate-dependent enzyme produces the protein MLPALAELQQAYAELQAKGLKLDLTRGKPSAEQLDLAEPMLALPGVGVHTDENGTDARNYGGLDGGITIRRIFAELLDVPVEQLLAGGNASLTTMHDVVAFAELFGFADSPKPWAREDKVRWICPVPGYDRHFTICEAFGIEMVPVPMTPDGPDAEAVAALVAADPTIKGMWVVPTYSNPDGAVISAEVARALVSMPAAAPDFRILWDNAYAVHHLTDDEVTSPNAVALAAEAGHPDRVLLFASTSKITFAGAGVSFLGSSPANIAWFKKHLSVASIGPDKLNHLRHAMFFGSADGVREHMRKHRAILAPKFEAVVEILTERLGGYGIASWTEPKGGYFVSLDVAPGTAARVVQLAKEAGIALTPAGATHPYGKDPEDKNVRLAPSMPPLNEVRTAMDGVATCVLLAAAEAAQA, from the coding sequence GAGCTTCAGGCCAAGGGCCTCAAGCTGGACCTCACGCGCGGCAAGCCGTCGGCCGAGCAGCTCGATCTCGCCGAGCCGATGCTGGCGCTGCCCGGCGTCGGTGTGCACACGGACGAGAACGGTACGGACGCGCGAAACTACGGCGGCCTGGACGGCGGCATCACGATCCGCCGCATCTTCGCCGAGCTCCTCGACGTGCCCGTGGAGCAGCTCCTCGCGGGCGGCAACGCCTCGCTCACGACCATGCACGACGTCGTCGCGTTCGCCGAGCTGTTCGGCTTCGCGGACTCGCCGAAGCCGTGGGCGCGCGAGGACAAGGTGCGCTGGATCTGCCCGGTCCCGGGCTACGACCGCCACTTCACCATCTGCGAGGCCTTCGGCATCGAGATGGTCCCGGTTCCGATGACGCCGGACGGCCCGGACGCCGAGGCAGTGGCCGCGCTCGTCGCCGCGGACCCCACCATCAAGGGCATGTGGGTCGTGCCCACGTACTCCAACCCGGACGGCGCGGTCATCAGCGCCGAGGTCGCCCGCGCGCTGGTCTCGATGCCCGCGGCCGCCCCGGACTTCCGCATCCTGTGGGACAACGCGTACGCGGTGCACCACCTGACCGACGACGAGGTGACCAGCCCGAACGCCGTCGCGCTGGCCGCGGAGGCCGGCCACCCGGACCGCGTGCTGCTGTTCGCGTCGACGTCGAAGATCACGTTCGCGGGCGCGGGCGTCTCGTTCCTGGGCAGCTCGCCGGCCAACATCGCCTGGTTCAAGAAGCACCTGTCGGTCGCCTCCATCGGCCCCGACAAGCTCAACCACCTGCGGCACGCGATGTTCTTCGGCTCCGCCGACGGCGTGCGCGAGCACATGCGCAAGCACCGCGCGATCCTGGCGCCCAAGTTCGAGGCCGTGGTCGAGATCCTGACCGAGCGCCTGGGCGGTTACGGCATCGCGTCGTGGACCGAGCCCAAGGGCGGCTACTTCGTGTCGCTCGACGTCGCGCCGGGCACGGCGGCCCGCGTGGTGCAGCTCGCCAAGGAGGCCGGCATCGCCCTGACGCCGGCCGGCGCCACCCACCCGTACGGCAAGGACCCGGAGGACAAGAACGTGCGCCTCGCGCCGTCGATGCCGCCGCTGAACGAGGTCCGCACGGCGATGGACGGTGTCGCGACCTGCGTGCTGCTCGCGGCGGCGGAGGCCGCACAGGCCTGA